The genomic stretch TGTGATGGCTGACAGTATCCAGATAGAGCAGGTGCTCATGAATCTCGCGACAAACTCAAGAGATGCGATGCCTGAAGGCGGGAAACTGACGATCACCACTGAACGCATTGAACTGGACAGTTCTTTCACAAAAGCGCATGGGTACGGAATACCCGGCGCGTATGCCCTGCTCACGTTCCAGGACTCCGGGACCGGGTTCGATGAAAGGACAAAGGAGAGGATCTTTGAGCCGTTCTTCACAACCAAGGTCGTCGGCAAAGGCACCGGTCTTGGCCTTGCGATGGTATATGGCATCGTGAAACAGCACAGGGGGTTCATCAATGTGTATAGCGAGCCCGGCGACGGTGCGGTGTTCAGGATATATTTTCCCCTGATCAATGCCGCAGCACACGAGATGCAGCCCCGTTCGCCTGTCCTTTTCAGGCAGGGGACCGAGACAATCCTCGTGGGAGAAGATGACATCCAGGTGAGAACCCTCATTAAGGAAGTGCTTCTGAAATCAGGCTATGAGATACTGGAGGCAGTTGACGGTGACGATACGCTGCGGGTCTTCCGGGACCACAGTGACAGCATTCATCTCGTTATCCTTGATGTGGTCATGCCGAAAATCGGCGCAAAAGATGTATTCAATGAAATCAGGAAGATCAAGCCTGATATGCAGGTACTTTTTATGAGCGGCTACAGCTCTGATATCATCCTGAAAAAAGGAATCTCCAAAAAACAGGTGAACTTCATTACCAAACCTGTATTGCCCGACGCTCTCCTGGCAAAGGTCAGGGAAATGCTTGACAGATGACCCCTGCGATACCCACGGCAGTTCCATAAGAGCCGGCATACCTTTTTCGGACTATCCTTATACGAAAAGGACAGTATGAGTTCAAGAGAACACGCCTCATTCAAATAATATATTTCACGACTACCAACTTCATAAACAATTCGTTTCTCATCCCCATAACAATAAAGGAGGGAGTCAGGCAACAATCGGTAATAATAATTACCTACGCAGGTAGGATTGACTATTCTTTTCAAATGCTTCATTTTATGATCAAAGGAAAAGACCGTTTTGGGTATTACAACACCGTGAGAAAACATGGGCACACCTTCCCCACTAATGGAGGATACCTTTTGCACGGGAAGAAGTAAATAGTAATGGTATTAAGGGATAATTTCAATGAAAAAAGAATCTGATTGTGCCCTGAATCTTGCCATGTCAGAAATGATGCGAGCCTCACTTGATTCTCTGCCTATCGGGGTTACCATAACTGACACAGAGGGAAAGATTATATATACAAACAATGCTGAAGCAGCAATGCACGGATACTCTGTTGAAGAAATCATCGGAAAGGATGCCCGGATATTTGCTCCTTTCCATCTGTGGAAGCGTCTGCAGTTTGAGGAATTGTATGAAATGGGGGCATGGAAGCGGGAAACGGTTAATGTCAAAAAGAATGGCGAGTTATTTCATGTCCAGTTAACGTCTATCGCAATAAGAAATGCAGGCGGTGTACCGCTTGGCATAATTACGGTTTGCGAAGACATACACGAACAAAAAAAATCTGATGCAATGCTAAGGGAAGTCGAAGAACGTTATACAAGCCTGTTCGAAAATACCCATGACATGATTCAGAGCGTTTCCCCGGATGGTCGTTTCATTTTCGTAAACCCGGCATGGTTGAAGACAATGGGCTATACATGGGATGAACTTAAGAACATAACTGTTTTTGACATCCTGCATCCAAGCTGTATACCGCATTGTACCGAAGCTTTCAAGAAGGTGATGTCAGGTGAATCAATTGATAGTGTAGAAGCAATATTCATCGCAAAGGACGGAAGGCAAATCCTCGTTGAGGGGGCAGTGAATGCACGTTCAATCGGGCAGAAAATCATCGCCTCCCAGGGGATATTCCGGGACATCACAGAGCGCAAACAGGCGGAAGAAAATCTGTTCAGAAGCGAAGAAAAACTGAGGAAGCAGGTACAGGAGCTTGAAGATTTTTACAATATCGCAATTGGCAGGGAACTCAGGATGAAGCAGCTCAAGGAAGAAAATGAAAAATTGCAGGAAGAATTGGGAAAAATGAAAAATCAGTAAAAATCAAGGCCCCTCAGAGTTTTTCTCCCACAGATTCACTAATCTGCTTTTTTCCGGTAGCAGAAGTCTTATAACAATCATTGCAGACCATTTTGCATTTAACAAAACAATCAAACATTGACAATTCTCATAAAAGATATTTTCTGGCTCATCCGGGTTCTTCATGGGTCTACACAAGATATAATTGAGAAATCCATCGCTGAAACCGGCATCTATCCAAGCTTGTTGGGTTTGAGATCACGGAGAGCATTTTCATGCAGGATATTGAACATACAAAAACAGTTCTTGAACAATTCAAGCAGAGTAGGATTCCTGTAAACATAGACGACTTCGGAACCGGGTATTCGTCATTGAGCACCCTGAAGCGGCTCCCTGTCAACAGTCTGAAAATAGATCTTTCTTTCATCCGTGAGATAACAATCAATCCTGATGACGCCTCAAGAGTGATAACCATCATTTCAATGGCGCATAACCTTAATCTCAAAACTATCGCAGAAGGAGTTGAAACAGAAGAGCAATGGAAATTTCTACGCATTATAAAGTGCGATATGGTGCAGGGGTATTATTTCAGCAAACCTCTCCCTGCAGCGGATATTGAGAATATTTTTTTGGTGGCACAACTGGATAATAAACGAACTCACAGACAACGGAGCCGGTAGACATACAAGGGAATTAAAACTGCTTCAGGAACCTGAGGTCATTCTCGAAGAACAGCCTGATATCGTCAATGGAATACTTGAGCATGGTAATGCGTTCCACACCCATCCCGAAGGCAAAACCCGAATAGACCTCCGGATCATACCCGACCATTTCAAATACCCTCGGATTGATCATTCCTGCTCCGAGTATCTCGAGCCACCCCGTATGCTTGCATACCCGGCACCCCTTTCCCCCGCAGAAGATGCATCCGATATCGACCTCTGCACTTGGTTCGGTAAACGGGAAGAAGCTCGGACGGAAACGCAACGGTGTCGCCTCGCTGAACATGCTGTGGATAAACAGTTCGAGGACCCCTTTCAGGTCGCTGAAGGCGATGTCGGTGTCGACCATGAATCCTTCGACCTGGTGGAACATCGG from Nitrospirota bacterium encodes the following:
- a CDS encoding PAS domain S-box protein produces the protein MKKESDCALNLAMSEMMRASLDSLPIGVTITDTEGKIIYTNNAEAAMHGYSVEEIIGKDARIFAPFHLWKRLQFEELYEMGAWKRETVNVKKNGELFHVQLTSIAIRNAGGVPLGIITVCEDIHEQKKSDAMLREVEERYTSLFENTHDMIQSVSPDGRFIFVNPAWLKTMGYTWDELKNITVFDILHPSCIPHCTEAFKKVMSGESIDSVEAIFIAKDGRQILVEGAVNARSIGQKIIASQGIFRDITERKQAEENLFRSEEKLRKQVQELEDFYNIAIGRELRMKQLKEENEKLQEELGKMKNQ